From Meles meles chromosome 5, mMelMel3.1 paternal haplotype, whole genome shotgun sequence, one genomic window encodes:
- the LOC123941841 gene encoding tripartite motif-containing protein 10-like has protein sequence MAAAASVTSLADEVNCPICQGTLREPVTIDCGHNFCRGCLTRYCEIPGADPGEALPGEALPCPLCKEPFRPGSFRPNWQLASVVESIEHLRLVSSPDSEAEDICKEHGEKVYFFCEDDETQLCVVCREAWEHRAHTVRFLEEAAGPYREQIQKCLECLRKEREEIQRVQSRENERIQVLLCQVATRRQKVVFEFAHLSQFLEEQQSVLLAQLEKLDGDILKQRDAFDVLVSEEICRFSSLISELEEKNGRPARELLTDIRSTLIRCETRKCRKPEAVSPELGQRIRDFPQQAVPLRREMEMFLEKLCCELDSEPADICLDPQTSHPKLLLSEDRRRAQFSYKWQSSPDSPQRFDRATCVLALGGFTAGRHTWLVQVDLAHGGSCTVGVVSEAVTRKGELRLRPEEGVWAVRLAWGFVSALGSFPTRLALQEQPRQVRVSLDYEVGWVTFVNAVSQEPIYTFTASFTQKVFPFFGLWGRGSSFSVSP, from the exons ATGGCCGCAGCCGCCTCCGTAACCAGCCTGGCGGACGAGGTCAACTGCCCCATCTGCCAGGGCACCCTGAGGGAGCCGGTCACCATCGACTGTGGCCACAACTTCTGCCGGGGCTGCCTCACACGCTACTGTGAGATCCCGGGCGCAGACCCCGGGGAGGCCCTCCCCGGGGaggccctcccctgccccctctgcaAGGAGCCCTTCCGCCCGGGGAGCTTCCGGCCCAACTGGCAGTTGGCCAGCGTGGTGGAGAGCATTGAGCACCTCAGGCTGGTGTCTTCGCCGGACTCCGAGGCAGAGGACATCTGCAAGGAGCACGGGGAGAAGGTCTACTTCTTCTGTGAGGACGATGAGACGCAGCTGTGCGTGGTGTGCCGGGAGGCCTGGGAGCACCGGGCCCACACCGTgcgcttcctggaggaggcagcggGGCCCTACAGG gaGCAAATACAGAAGTGTCTTGAGTgtctaaggaaagagagagaggagattcAAAGAGTCCAGTCAAGAGAAAACGAAAGGATACAAGTCCTCCTG TGCCAGGTCGCCACCAGGAGACAGAAAGTGGTCTTTGAGTTTGCACACCTGAGCCAGTTCCTGGAGGAGCAGCAGAGCGTGCTCCTGGCCCAGCTGGAGAAGCTGGATGGGGACATCCTGAAGCAACGGGACGCGTTCGATGTCCTGGTCAGCGAGGAGATCTGCCGGTTCAGCAGCCTGATCTCTGAGCTGGAGGAGAAGAACGGGAGGCCAGCCCGGGAGCTCCTGACG GACATCAGAAGTACTCTGATAAG ATGTGAAACCAGAAAGTGCCGGAAACCAGAGGCTGTGTCCCCTGAGCTCGGCCAGAGGATCCGGGACTTCCCCCAGCAGGCTGtcccgctgaggagggagatGGAGATGTTTCTGG AGAAACTCTGCTGCGAGCTGGACTCTGAGCCAG CGGACATCTGCCTGGACCCCCAGACCTCCCACCCCAAGCTCCTCTTATCTGAGGACCGGCGGCGCGCGCAGTTCTCCTACAAGTGGCAGAGCTCGCCAGACAGCCCCCAGCGCTTTGACCGGGCCACCTGCGTGCTGGCCCTCGGCGGCTTCACGGCGGGGAGACACACATGGCTGGTGCAGGTGGACCTGGCCCACGGGGGCAGCTGCACGGTGGGCGTGGTGAGCGAGGCAGTGACGCGGAAGGGGGAGCTGCGGCTGCGGCCAGAGGAGGGCGTGTGGGCCGTGAGGCTGGCCTGGGGCTTCGTGTCGGCGCTGGGCTCCTTCCCCACGCGGCTGGCGCTGCAGGAGCAGCCCAGACAGGTGCGCGTGTCCCTGGACTACGAGGTGGGCTGGGTGACCTTCGTCAACGCGGTCAGCCAGGAGCCCATCTACACCTTCACGGCCTCCTTCACCCAGAAGGTCTTTCCCTTCTTTGGGCTCTGGGGCCGAGGGTCCAGCTTCTCCGTGAGTCCCTGA